GTTGATCTTCATAAGTTTTTCCTAAATCACTTCCAACTTTTGCAATTGCTGCTTTAATTTCTTCTTCAGTGATTAAAGTCACTAATTTTTGATTATCCATAATTCTCCATCACCCTTCTAAACATTTTTTCTACATTTCTTAAGAAAAAATTAATATCAAAAAGATTGTCTATTTCTTCTTGTTCTGCTATAAAATTTTTAATACCATTTTCTATTAAAACTTCTTTAAAATCTCTTTTTGAACTTTGTGCTTCTAATGTACATTTCTGTACAAAATCATAAACTTGTTCTCTTGAAAAATCATAGTTCATTAATATATAAGTCAGTATCCTTTGACTAAAGAATAAGCCCTTTTGCTCATTAATATGTAAATCAATTTTATCTTTATTAATTACCAAATCATTTATGGTAGTGTTCATTCTTTTTGATACATATATAATTATATTATAAATATCTGGAAAAATTAATCTTTCGTTTGAACTATGAGATATATCTCTTTCATGTCATAATACATTGTTTTCAAATGCTGCATTCACAAAAGATCTAGCGTATCTAGAAAGACCACAAATATTTTCTGAACTAATTGGGTTTTTTTTATGAGGCATTGAACTTGATCCTTTTTGACCAATTCCAAATCCTTCACAAATTTCTTGAACCTCACTTCTCTGAAAGTGTCTAATCTCTGTTGAAATTTTTTCCAATGTTGATGCAATATTTGCAATTACAGATATTAAAAAGGCATGTCTATCTCTTTGTGTAACCTGAGTAGATATATTATCAATATTCAAGTTCATTTTATTTGCAACAAATTCTTCAACCTCTATTTCAAGATTGGCATAATTCCCCATTGATCCTGATATTTTAGCTACTTCAATTTGCTTTCTTGCTAATTTTAATCTTTCCAATTGTCTCTTTATTTCATCAAATCACAATAAAAATTTTAATCCAAGTGACGTTGGTTCTCCATACATTCCATGAGTTCTTCCCATTATAATTATATCTTTTGTTTCAATTGCCTTTTGTTTAAGAACTTCTGTCATTTTATTTAATACTTCTTCTAATAAGATATTTGATTGCTGAATCATTTTATTTTGAGCAGTATCAACAATATCTGTTGATGTCAGTCCTAAGTGAATTCATTTCTTTTCTGAACTTAAAGTTTCAGAAATCATCCTTGTAAATGCTACAACGTCATGTTTTGTTTCTTCTTCTATTTCAAGCATTCTTTGTCTGTTAACTTTCGCTTTTGAACAAATTTCTTTAGCATCTTTTTCAGGAATAATTCCTAACTTTACTCATGCATTGACAACTTGAATTTCAACATCTAATCAAATATTCAATTTATTATCTTCTGACCAGATATTTTCAATTTCTTTAATTCCATAACGTTCTATCATTTAATTCACCTCCATTAAAATATATTTTCTAAAATTACTGTTTGCTCTCTATCAGGACCTACAGAAAATCCTGCGATTTTAACTTCACAAATTTTTTCAATCATTTTTAAATAATTTTTTGCTTCATCTGGTAACTGATCAAATGAAGTAACACCAGTTATATCCTCTGATCATCCTGGATTTTCTAAATATACAGGTTTACACATTTCATACATTTGATTTGTACTTGGTACATTGTTAATTTCTTTACCATTTAATTCATACTTAACACATATATTTATTTGATCTATACCTGATAAAACATCAAGTAGAGTTATAAATAATGAATCGATACCCGATGTTCTAATTGCGTGTTTCAAAGCAACTGCATCAAGTCATCCAATTCTTCTTGGACGTTTAGTGTTTGATCCATATTCATGACCACGTTCTCTAATTCCATCACCAATTTCATTTAATAATTCTGTAGGAAAGGCACCTGCCCCAACTCTTGTTGAATAAGCTTTAACAACTCCCATTGTTGAATCAATTAATTTATGACTAATTCCACTTCCTGTTGAAGCATTATTTGCAGATGTATTTGAACTTGTTACATAAGGATAAGTCCCATGGTCAATATCAAGAAGGGCCCCTTGTGCTCCTTCAAATAAAACTTTTTTTCCTTCTTTAATTGCTGTTTCAATAAAAATATCTGTATCAATTATTTTATCTTTAATTTTTTGATAAGCATCCATTAAGTCGTTATATGTTTGATCAAAATCTAATGCTTCAACATTAAACATATTTTTTAAAAATTTCATTTGATAATCAAAAACAATTTTAAATCTCTCTTTAAAATTTTCTTCTCTCAATTCTCCAAGTCTAATTCCTAATCTTGAAACCTTATCTTGATATGCTGGACCAATTCCTCTTTTAGTTGTTCCAATTTTATTTTCACCACGTGCCTCTTCCTGAGCCTCGTCAATTTTAATATGATAAGGTAAAATTAATTGAACTCTATCAGAAATTAATAAATTTCCATAACTAACTCCACTATTTTTAATTACTTCAAATTCCTTTACAAGATTTAATAAATTAACTACACATCCGTTTGCAATAACGCTTGTAACTTTTTTATTAAAAATACCTGAAGGTATTATTGTGACTTTATGTTTTTGACCATTAAAATTAATTACATGACCAGCATTGTCTCCTCCTGCAAATCTAACTACTAAGTCAGCTTTTTGAGCAAAATAGTCAGTCATTTTACCTTTACCTTCGTCTCCTCATTGAGAACCAACAACAACTAATGAATTGTACTTTTGCATTTTTTCTCCTTTAATTATATTTATTCATAATTTTTTTAAGCTCTTTGTCTAAAACAAATTCTTCAACAAAATTTGATATATCAGAAATTTTACTTTTAATTAAATTTAGTTCTTCATTATTCATTTTAGATAATACTCAATCAACTATTTTATATTGGCCTGGTGCTCCAATGCCAATTTTTAATCTATTAAAATTTTCTGTTTTTAAGTGACTTATTATATTTTTAATTCCGTTATGTCCGCCAGAACTGCCGTTTGTTTTAAATCTAATAGTTGATAAATCTAAATCTTTATCGTCATAAATAACTATAAATTCTTCAGTTTTAATTTTGTAATAGCTCATAATACCTGAAATTGCTTCTCCTGAAAGATTCATAAATGTTTGCGGTTTGACAAATAATACTTTCTCTCCTTTTATATTAGAAAAGTAAATCTCAGACTTAAAATCTTCAATACTTTTTTGAAATCCATATTTTTCCAATAAAACATCAATAGCTATGAATCCCGCATTGTGTCTTGTACTTTTATAATTGCTTCCAGGATTACCTAATCCCACAATTAATTTAGGCATATTATTTATTAAATTCCTTTAAATACTGTTCTACTCTTTTAACAATTTCATTTTGTTCATCATTATATACACCTGTTAATGAAGATTTTTCATATGAATTTTGAATCATTCTCGCTAAAAGTTTAGCTACAGAAATGATTTTTAATCCTTTAAATTTTCTTTCTTCAGGAATTTCAATTGTGTCTGTAACAACAACTTGTTTAACAGTTTTATCATTTATAACTGCTTCCATTTTTGAAACTGCTTCTCCATTGAATAATCCGTGACATGCAATTATATAAATGTCTTTTGCACCTTGTTCTTTAAGGGCTTGTGCACCTTTAATGATTGTTCCACCTGTGTCAATCATGTCGTCAATAATAAAACAAGTCTTATCTTTAACATCTCCTAAAATAAATTCTACTTCTGCCTTATTAGGTTCAGGTCTTCTTTTTGCAATTACAGCAATACCATTTGTAATATTTCCTGTATATTTTGCAACCCCATGTACCCTTGTTAAACCACCATGATCTGGTGATACCAATATACATTGTGTAGGATCTAATTTTTTAGTAGATATTGTATCAATAATTTCTGATGCTACAATTTGAGCTGTTGAAAAATTATCTGTAGGAACATTAAAGAATCCCATAATTTGTGCAGAGTGTAAATCAACAGTTATAACTCTATGCACCCCAGCAGTTTCTATTAAATTTGCAACTAATTTAGAAGTAATAGGTTGTCTTCCCTTTGCTTTTCTATCTTGTCTTGCATAACCAAAATAAGGAATAACCACATTTATTTTTGCGGCACTTGCTCTTTTAAATGCATCAACTGCAATTAATAATTCCATTAAATTATCATTTACTGGTTGATTTGTTGATTGAATGATATATATTTCTTGACCTCTTACTGAATCAAGTGATTGTACAATCATTTCTCCATCTAAGAATTTTGAAGTTTTTGCTTGTGATTCTTCAACACCAAGTATTTCACATATTTTTTTTGTTAAGTTTTTGTTTGATGATAAACCGAAAATCATAATGTCTTTTTTGTTCATAAATATAAGTCTCCTTAAATATAATAACAAATTTTTAGACTGCTTTTGATATTTGCTAGATTTTAAAAACATTAAATATGAGAGGTATTTCTTTATAACATACAAGTTAAAATAAAAAGTTTGGGCCTTCTAGACAACGTTTTTTTAATTAGAAGACATTAAAATATTAATATTTAGTCAAAATTAGTGAATTAATTTAATTTAATATATAATAAATAATGAGTTTAAGGGAGTTTTTCAATTAATTACTGCCTTAATTATTCTTTTTTTAAGTCTAATAGACTTTTTTTATTGTAAAAATTATGGAGGAACATATATGGGATTAGTATTTTTAGAAAATTTAACACATGCAAATGGCGGAAAGAAACTATATGATGGAACCAATTTCAGATTAAATAGAGGAGAACATATTGCTTTAATTGGTCCAAATGGAGCTGGAAAAACAACATTATTAAATATAATTGCTGGAAAAATGTTGTCTGATAAAGGAGAATTAAAAATTCATCCTAAAACTAAAATTGGTTACTTAGATCAACATCAAGAAGTTAATTTAGAAGAAACAGTTGATCTATATTTAAAAGGAGCTTTCTCTGAGCTTTTTGAATTAGAAGCAAGGATGAATAAGATTTATGAAGATATGGCAATTGAATATAATGAAGATGATTTGGTTAAAGCATTAAGTTATCAAGATACGCTTAATTTAAATGAGTTTGATTCAATTGATAAGAGAATTGGAAACTTAGTTACTGGTTTAGGTATTGGATTAGATAAACTTGATAAAAAAATGGGTGAATTAAGTGGTGGACAAAGAGGAAAGGTTATTCTTGCTAAACTATTATTAAGTGGAGATGACTTTTTATTACTTGATGAGCCTACAAACTTTTTAGACTTAGAACAAGTAAAATGACTTGCTAAATTTTTACAATCATTTGAAAAAGCATTCATAATGGTTTCACATGATAATGATTTTATAAATAAAACTTGTGGGATTATCTATGCACTTGATAATTTAAAACTAACTAGATATGTTGGAAATTATGATAAATATTTAGAAGAAGCAGAAATACAAAAAGAGCAATATGATAAAGCATTTGCTTCACAACAAAAAGAAATTAAAAAATTAGAAACTTATGTTGCTAAAAATAAAGCAAGGGCCTCAACTGCAAAATCTGCACAATCAAGACAGAAACAACTTGAAAAAATTGATGTTATGCAAGAAAGAAGAGATTTAACTAAACCAAAGTTTAGTTTTTCTTACAAAAGACCAAGCACTAATGTAATTGTTAAAGCTCAAAATTTAATTATTGGATATGATTCAGCACTTTTACATGAACTTAATTTTGAATTAAGAGAAGGTGAAAAATGTATTATCAGTGGAAGAAATGGTATTGGTAAAACAACTTTTTTAAAAACTATGTCTACAGAAATACCTGCTTTCAAAGGTGAGGTTCAACTTGGTAATGCTGTTGAATATGCATACTTTAAACAAATTGAAGATATTAGAGGAATCACTCCAATTAAATACATTATGGACAGATTTGAGGGTATAACTGAATCTGAAGCAAGAGCTAAAATCGCACAATTTGGAGTTAAGAGTGGATTAATGATGCAACCAATGGAAAAACTTTCAGGGGGAGAACAAACTAGAATTAGATTAGCAGCACTAAGTATGATACCGTGTAGTTTATTAGTACTTGATGAACCAACAAACCATATTGATGTTCTTGCAAAAGAAGCATTATTAGAAGCAATAGAAAGTTTTAAAGGTACTGTTATTTTAACAACTCACGATATTAATTTTTCTACAAATTGAGCGAATAGAACTTTAGACTTTTCTGATTTAGTGTAAATTATAAATAATATATTTTCATATAAAATATACTTTAAAAAAACTAGTTACATACGTAAACTAGTTTTTTTAATAAAAGTTGAGCCAGATCCAGTCATTTGGCCATATTCTCTATAATCAGCTAAATTTGGATATAATTTTATTGCTGGTATTTCTAACATGTTATTTTCATATTTGTTTTTTCAAGCTTTTATATCATCAAACTTTTTATAAACTTCAGATGTATTACAATTTATATTTGTAAATATTAAATCACTTTTATAAATCTTTTTGTTGCTTGATATTTCTTTGATCTTATCTCCATAACCTTTTACTTTTGCTGTATGATAACCACTTATAAAATAATAGCAATCACTGCCTATTTCTTTTGCAACTCTTTTTAAAATTCTTTTAGAGTTACTAAAATATTTTATTACAGTTACTGCATTACTACTTCCTCCACCCATTCCAGAACCTAATGGAATATTTTTTTTAATATCAATTTTATAATATTTTGTAATTACATGCTCTTCTCTCAAAATATTTAAAACTTGAAAAATAAAATTATTTTTTTCAAGTTCTTTTATATTACAAGTAATAGTATCAAAACTTTTATTACTTTCCACTATTGTGATCTCATCATATAAATCTTCAACAATAGTAAAGACTGAATTTATTTTGTGTAATATCCCTTTTTTCTTTTTCACTTTTAAATATAAATTAACTTTTGCAAAGCTTTTTAATTTCATTAGTTTACCTCATTATACATTTCTATAAACTGCTCAACATTTATATTCTCGGGTCTTAGATTTTCATTAATATTTATTTTATTTAAAATATCCAAAGCTTTTTCTTTATTGTTTGTTATGTTTGTTAAATTATTAAGAATAGTTTTTCTTTTATTATTAAATAATTTTCTTACAAAGCTTACAAATTTAATATCATCTTTAACTTTTGATAAATTATTCTCATTAAAAGTTAAAGAAATAATAGCTGAATCAACTTTTGGAATTGGTTTAAACATATTTTTGTTAACTGTAAATTCGTATTCAACATTAGAATAAAGTTGAGCTGCTACAGATAGGTTATTGTAATTTTTTTCATTTGCTTTGGCACAAATTCTCTGTGCAACTTCCTTTTGAACCATAAATATAGCTTTATTCAAATTTTTAGAAATACTTAATGTTCTAAAAATAATTTCACTCGTTATATAATAAGGAGTATTTGAAATTAAAGATACTTTTTTAAATTTTTCATTTTGTAATAATTCTTTAAAATTAACTTCTAGACAATCTTTCATAATTAGTTCAAATTTATTTGAACTAATTTCTGAATTTAATATTTGCTCCATATCTCTATCAATTTCAATTGCTATCACTTTTGCAAATCTATTTACAAGTTCTTTAGTTAAAGCACCTCTTCCAGGCCCAATTTCAATTATTAAATGATCTTCATCTTGATCTAATATATCAATAATTTTTTTTATTAAATTTTTATCTGATATAAAATTTTGACCAAATTTCTTTTTTGCAAATTCCATCTTATTCTCCTATTATTTTTTTAATATCTTCTACATTCAAATTCATTAAATTTAATCATTTAAATAATCTTTTTGAATTAATTTTTTCACTTCAATTATATTTTTTAGCAATTTTTTTTCTTGCATCTGATTCAAAAAAATCATTATACAAGAATTCTTTTCAAGTTATACTTTCATTTTCAGTTTCGAATGTAATTAAATTATTTAAAGCATCTTTTATATCTTCTTCTTGAGCTTCTGCAATTCCAATTTTTTTTGAATTAATTATTCTTCTTTTATTGATAAATGCATTAAAACATTTAAAATTAAGATAGGTATTAATAGTGTCACGAATTTTTAAACCAGGTCCATCTGGATCTGTTAGTATTATTACACCACGTACATTATTAACATCCGAAATAAAATTTAATGTATTTTTAGATAAAGCAAGTCCATTGGTTTCAATCGTGTCCACATTATCATTTCCAAATATTTTTTTAAGTTTGATAGTGTCTGTTACACCTTCTACAACTACAACTTGTTTTATTTTCATAAACATACCTTCCCGTGTACAATGCTAGTATTTTAAATACATATATAGTATAATTATACACGAAGGGTTTTTTCTTATAGAGGAGGAAATAAATATGGCATCATGAGATCGTAAAAGAGAATTTGTTGCTTTAGACTTAGGAACAGCTAACGTAGTTGCTTACCTAGGTGGACAAGGTATCATTTATAATGAACCTTCAACTATGGCATACGATATTCACACAAACACAGTTGTGGCATCAGGTGAACAAGCATACGAAATGATCGGAAAAACAAATGAAGACATTAGAATGGTTGTACCATTAGTTGATGGGGTTATAGCAGACCTTGACGCAGCAAAAGATTTAATTAAAATAATCTTTTCACGTATTAAATTATCAGATATCTTAAAAAATGCATTAGTAGTTCTTGCCTGCCCTTCAGGAGTTACTGAATTAGAAAGAAGTGCATTGAAACAAGTTGTTGCAGATATGGGAGCAAGAAATGTTCTTGTTGAAGAAGAAGTTAAATTATCAGCAATCGGAGCTGGAATTAACATTAATATCGCAAGTGGACACTTAGTTGTTGACATTGGTGGAGGAACAACAGATATAGCTATTATTTCAGCTGGAGATATTGTTATTTCAAGATCAATTAAAGTTGCTGGAAATCACTTAGATGAAGAAATAAGAAAATATATTCGTGCTGAATACAACGTATTAATCGGAATTAAAACTGCAGAAAAAATCAAAATTGAAATTGGTGCATTAACAAAAATAGATAATGGACGTACATTCCGTGCATTCGGACGTGATGTTATCTCTGGTTTACCAAGAGAAGTAGTTATCTCACCTGATGAAGTGAAAAACGCTTTATTAGCACCATTCTCAAAAATTACAGACCTAATTGTTGAAGTTATGGAAAACACACCAGCTGAATTAGCTGGAGATATCATTAGAAATGGTATTACAATTTGTGGAGGAGGAGCTTTAATTAGAGGAGTTGATACTTACTTTGAATCAATTTTCCAATTAAAAGTAACTAGAGCTCAAGATCCATTACTAACAGTTATTGAAGGTACAAAAGAATACGAAAAACAAGCAGAAAAATGATTAGAAGTTGTTGCATTACGTGATTCAAGAGAATACAACATTAAATAATAAAAAAGGAAGTAGATAAACTTCCTTTTTTATTTTGTTTTTTGGATTTTTTTGTAGATTATTTCAAAAAAGCGTTTAAACTATTGATATATAGTAAAGTGAGGTAGTCTAGTGGCAAGAGTAAGTTTAAGATCAAGAAAACATATTGCAATTGATATAGGTACAAGCAAAACAAGAATTTTTATTGAGCAATTAGGAATGGTTTTTAATGAAGCTAGCTTGATTGCACAAGATTACAATACTAGGAAAGTAATTGCTATTGGAGATCAGGCAAAGAAATTTGTTGGTAAATTGAGTGGCGCAATGCAAATCAAAAGTTTACTAAAAAGGGGCGTTCTAACTGATATAAATTTATTAAAACAATTTCTTTCAACTGTTTTAAGTAAATATGAGGATGAAGTTAAAAACTCAGTTGTAACTTTAGCATGTCCAATAAGCATGCCATTGTTAGAAAGAAAGGCATTAATTGAAGCGGTAAAATCAATTGGAGCTTCAAATGTCATAGTAGAAGATGATATTAAATTAGCTTTACTAGGAGCTGGTTTTGATATATTTACTTCAAATTCTCTTATGTGTTTAGATTTAGGAGCCGGAAAAACAACAGTTGGTGTTGTTAATAATGGAGAAACAATAAATTTCAAATGATCAAAGGCTTCTGGTGAAGTTATAGATCAAGAAATTATTAAACATTTAAAATCTAAAGAAGGAATTCTTTTGGGAGATATAAGTGCAGAAGCTGTAAAAATAGCTGTTGGTACCATAATTAAAACAAAAGAACCTCTTAAAACAAAAGCATATGGATATGATTTAAACTCTTCAAGACCTAAGGAGATTGAAGTACAAGATAAAGATATATCAAAAATTATATTGTCTGTGTTTGGCAATATAACAACTACAATCACTTCTTTACTTGAAGAAACTCAAAGTGAAGTAGCTGGAGATATCATTAAAAATGGTCTAATTATAACTGGGGGTTTAGCTAAAATTCCTGGAGTGAAATTATTTTTTGAAAACTTTTTTGAAATTCCAGTAACGGTTGCAAAAAACTGTTCCACTTCAACTATCGAAGGTGCAATAATGCATAAAGATAAAACCTTCGATATAATTGAAGAAATGGAATAATTAATAAAAAAATAGGACTTAGTCTTATTTTTTTATTAAAATATAAATGTAGAATTTAGAGGCTAAATATGAATATACTTGTAAATAAAATTAAAATTATTCTTGAAGATGCTGTCAAAAAATTAAAATTAAAAGGTACCATAAGTGTTGAAAGACCAAAATTAATTCAGGATGCTGATTTTGCAACAAACTTTGCCTTAATTAACTCAAAATTAAATGATTCAAATCCAATTCAAATAGCAGAACTTATTGTTAATGAAGTAAAAAGCAATGATCTATTTGAAAATGTAGAATTTGTCAAACCAGGATTTATAAATTTTAGAATTAATAAATCAAATTTATTTGAGGTATTAAATGAAGTATTAAATAAAAAAGAGAATTATGGAAAATCAACTAATAAAAATTTAAAGTATAATCTTGAACTAGTCTCTGCAAATCCAACAGGTTATTTACATGTAGGACATGCAAGAAATGGAGCAATTGGAGATTCTGTTGCAAGAATTTTAAAATTTGCTGGTTATGAGGTTGAAACTGAATATTATACAAATGATGCAGGAAATCAAATAAATATTTCAGCTGCTACTCTTTTCTACCATTACAAAAAAATGCAAGGATTAGACGTTACTAAACCAGACGAAACTTATGGTGGAGATATGTATGAAGAAATTGCACAAATGTTTATTGATGAATACAAAAATAAATTTGAACATATTCAAATAGTTAATAATAAAATAGATGACTTTGAAGTAAATAATCTATTTAGAAGTAAATCAATAGAATTTTTTATGAAAGAAATAAAAAAACAATTAAGTGATTTTGATGTTAATATTGATTTTTATTCAAGTGAAGCGAAAATGTATGAAAATAATTCTATTAATAAAATTATTGATAAATATAAAGAGCTAAATGCAACTTATGAAAAAGAAGATGCATTGTGATTAAAGACAACTCAATTTGGTGATGATAAAGATAGAGTTTTGAAAAAAACTGATGGTACTTTTACTTATATAACCCCAGATATTGCATCACATAGTGATAGGATTGAAAGATCACAAGCCAATAAATATGTAAATTTTTGAGGTGGAGACCATCATGGTTATATTGTAAGATTAAGATCTGGTTTGGCATTGCTTGGATATGACTTTAATTTAGTAGATATAGATATGATTCAAATGGTTAGATTAATGAAAGATGGCCAAGAATATAAAATGTCAAAAAGAAGAGGAACTGCTGTTTGATTAGTTGACTTATTAGAAATGGTAGGAAAAGATTCAATTAGATATATGTTAGTTTCGAAAACTCCATCAAGTCACATGGATTTTGATTTAGATTTAGCTCTAGAAAAGAATTCAAATAACCCTGTTTATTATGCACAATATGCAACTGCAAGATGTAATAAAATAATAAATAATTTTGAAAATCTAGATACTAATATCGATGAAAGTTTAATTTTTGAAACTCAAAAGGAAAAAGAATTAATAATATTATTAGATAGTTTTAATTCAATTGTAGAGTATTCTGCTAGTTCTAGATTACCAAACGTTATTTGTGATTATATTCAATCTCTTTCAAAATTATTTCATTCATACTACTCTGAAACAAAAATTTTGGATAATTCAAATTTAAGACTTTCAAATCAAAAGGTATTACTTGTAAAATCAATATACCAAGTACTATCAAATGCCTTTAATTTAATTGGAATAGATGTAAAAGATAATATGTAATAAAAAAACTGTTTAATATAAGCAGTTTTTTTATTATTTTTAAAGAAATTATTAATACTTGGAATATGTTAAAATAAAATCGTATTGAAAAAATTACTTACAAATATAAGAATATTGATAATATATGGTTTTATGGAGTTTAACGGTAAAATTTAGACTGAAAAATTAGAATATAAATATTTATATTGTATTTTAAGTTAGAGGAGATTTATGAAGGCAAAAAAAATATCAAAAAACACAGAATTTTTTAAAATTGTTGGAAGATATTATTTAAAACAATGAAAACTAACTATATTAATTATAAGTATGGTTTTACTTTTTGCATTGACAAGAATTATGATTCCAATGTTAACTCAACAAATGACAATGAGTATCATTTATGAAGCAAATAAGATCCTAAATAGTAATGCATTACCTCCTAAAGGTTTTTGGGGATTACATTGAAATATTTGTATTTATATTGCACTTGCTGTAGTTTTAATGGATATAATCGCAACATTTTTATTTAACTTCTTTGGTTACTTAATGGGTAGAAAGATTGAAGTTGATTTAAGAAATAGAATTCTTGAAAAATTAGTTAGACAAGATATTTCATATTAC
This sequence is a window from Spiroplasma diminutum CUAS-1. Protein-coding genes within it:
- a CDS encoding rod shape-determining protein, producing the protein MASWDRKREFVALDLGTANVVAYLGGQGIIYNEPSTMAYDIHTNTVVASGEQAYEMIGKTNEDIRMVVPLVDGVIADLDAAKDLIKIIFSRIKLSDILKNALVVLACPSGVTELERSALKQVVADMGARNVLVEEEVKLSAIGAGININIASGHLVVDIGGGTTDIAIISAGDIVISRSIKVAGNHLDEEIRKYIRAEYNVLIGIKTAEKIKIEIGALTKIDNGRTFRAFGRDVISGLPREVVISPDEVKNALLAPFSKITDLIVEVMENTPAELAGDIIRNGITICGGGALIRGVDTYFESIFQLKVTRAQDPLLTVIEGTKEYEKQAEKWLEVVALRDSREYNIK
- a CDS encoding rod shape-determining protein; protein product: MARVSLRSRKHIAIDIGTSKTRIFIEQLGMVFNEASLIAQDYNTRKVIAIGDQAKKFVGKLSGAMQIKSLLKRGVLTDINLLKQFLSTVLSKYEDEVKNSVVTLACPISMPLLERKALIEAVKSIGASNVIVEDDIKLALLGAGFDIFTSNSLMCLDLGAGKTTVGVVNNGETINFKWSKASGEVIDQEIIKHLKSKEGILLGDISAEAVKIAVGTIIKTKEPLKTKAYGYDLNSSRPKEIEVQDKDISKIILSVFGNITTTITSLLEETQSEVAGDIIKNGLIITGGLAKIPGVKLFFENFFEIPVTVAKNCSTSTIEGAIMHKDKTFDIIEEME
- the argS gene encoding arginine--tRNA ligase gives rise to the protein MNILVNKIKIILEDAVKKLKLKGTISVERPKLIQDADFATNFALINSKLNDSNPIQIAELIVNEVKSNDLFENVEFVKPGFINFRINKSNLFEVLNEVLNKKENYGKSTNKNLKYNLELVSANPTGYLHVGHARNGAIGDSVARILKFAGYEVETEYYTNDAGNQINISAATLFYHYKKMQGLDVTKPDETYGGDMYEEIAQMFIDEYKNKFEHIQIVNNKIDDFEVNNLFRSKSIEFFMKEIKKQLSDFDVNIDFYSSEAKMYENNSINKIIDKYKELNATYEKEDALWLKTTQFGDDKDRVLKKTDGTFTYITPDIASHSDRIERSQANKYVNFWGGDHHGYIVRLRSGLALLGYDFNLVDIDMIQMVRLMKDGQEYKMSKRRGTAVWLVDLLEMVGKDSIRYMLVSKTPSSHMDFDLDLALEKNSNNPVYYAQYATARCNKIINNFENLDTNIDESLIFETQKEKELIILLDSFNSIVEYSASSRLPNVICDYIQSLSKLFHSYYSETKILDNSNLRLSNQKVLLVKSIYQVLSNAFNLIGIDVKDNM